In the genome of Palaemon carinicauda isolate YSFRI2023 chromosome 20, ASM3689809v2, whole genome shotgun sequence, one region contains:
- the LOC137659877 gene encoding uncharacterized protein, with translation MAEEETSGSEEETTECKLQDELVHSLKYCVKKMKARHNKVPEIIVKVKLNGIPIDMELNTGASVSLISEEFYAKHLKNTVLQSSDIVLKTMTGEKIEVVGICYITMEVHGHRMEEVPLYVVQGNGTALFGRDWLHFAKFDWKKLAVNHLHSGILKTSKLEELLRKYGDVFDGELGTAKNIKAHIHMNYTSD, from the exons ATGGCAGAGGAGGAGACCAGTGGCTCGGAAGAAGAAACTACAGAGTGCAAACTACAGGATGAATTGGTGCATTCATTGAAATACTGtgttaagaaaatgaaagcaagacacaataaggttccagagataatagtgaaagttaaattaaatgggATACCAATTGATATGGAATTGAACACGGGAGCTTCTGTGTCACTGATAAGTGAAGAGTTCTACGCTAAACATCTGAAAAATACAGTACTTCAATCTAGCGATATTGTGCTGAAAACCATGACGGGAGAAAAAATAGAAGTCGTCGGGATATGCTACATAACTATGGAAGTCCATGGACACAGAATGGAGGAAGTGCCATTGTATGTGGTGCAGGGGAATGGAACTGCCTTATTCGGTAGGGACTGGCTGCATTTTGCAaaatttgactggaaaaagttaGCTGTAAATCATCTGCATTCGGGTATtctgaaaacctcaaagttagaaGAACTGTTAAGGAAATATGGTGATGTCTTTGATGGTGAACTGGGTACAGCCAAGAATATAAAGGCTCATATTCAT ATGAACTATACCAGCGACTGA